GGGCGGCAGCGGGCGCAAGCCGCGCGCGATCTTCCACGGTGCCGAGCCCTTGATGAACAAGGACGCGGTGTTCACCGCGATCGACGCTTTCGCCGACGACTTCGCCTTCGGCGTGCAGACCAACGGCACCCTCCTCGACGACGCGGCGATCGCCTTCCTCACCGCGCGCAACGTCAGCATCGGGCTGTCGCTCGACGGCCCCGCCGCCGCGATCACCGATGCCACCCGGCGCACCTGGGGAGGGCAGAGCGTGCACGGCAAGGTGCTCGCGGCGATGGAAAAGCTGCGCGGCTACGGCTCGTGGAGCGTGATCACCACCTGCACCGGGGAAAACCTGCCGTGGCTGAGCGAGATGGTCGAGCTCTTCCACGCCCACGAAGTGCCGACCTGCATGCTCAACACCGTGCGCTGCACACTGCCCGGCGCGCGCGGGGTGAAGCCGGCCGATGCCGACATGGGGCGCGCCTTTTTCGCCGCCCTCGACCGCAGCCACGCGCTCTACCGGGAGAGCGGGCGCAAGCTGGTGGTGGCGAACTTCGCCAACATCGTGCTCGCGATCCTGGCGCCGAGCGCGCGCCGCCTGATGTGCGACATCTCGCCCTGCGGCGGCGGGCGCGCCTTCTTCGCCCTTGCCGCCGACGGCAGCCTTTATCCGTGCAGCGAGTTCATCGGCCTGCCGCGCTTCAACGGCGGCAAGCTGGTCGACGGCGGCGTCGACGCGGCCCTCGCCTCGCCGGCGTTCCGCCCGGTGATCGAACGCGACGTGGACCGCTTCAGCCCCTGCGCCGAGTGCGCGATCCGCCATTTCTGTGGCTCGCCCTGCCCGGCCGAGGCGCACGAGATGAACGGCGGCATGGGCCGCACCGGTGCCTTCTGCGAGTTCTACAAGGAGCAGGTCAGTTACGCCCTGCGCCTGATCGCCGACGGCAAGGCCGACGACTTCCTGTGGGACGGCTGGGACGAGGGCACGGAGACCACTTTCCAGCTGCAATAGGGCGGCGGCTGGCGGAAGACGAAAAAAATCCCGCATCAGCGGGATTTTTCTGCACGCACAGCGCGGGCGTCAGCCGCGCGAACCGCGCTCGCGGCGGTCGCCGAAGCCGCGATCGCCACGGCCAGAGGGCTGGGCGTCGCGGCCGAAGCCTGCGCCGCTGCGCCGGCTGTCACCGCCCGGGCGGCCGTAGCCGCTCCCCGGCTTGGCGCCGCTGCCGAAGCGCCGACCGCCGTTGCCGGCCGGGCGCGGCGCGGACGGCTTGCGCGGCGAGGGTTCCATGCCGGGAATCGTATGCACCGCGAGGCGGTCGCCGGTGAAGCGCTCGATGGCGCGGATCAGCCCGGTCTCGCGCGGGCCGGACAGGGTGATCGCGATCCCGTCGCGGCCGGCGCGGCCGGTGCGGCCGATGCGGTGCACGTAGTCCTCGGCCTGACGCGGCGGATCGAAGTTGATGACGTGGCTGATGCCGGCGACGTCGATCCCGCGCGCGGCGACGTCGGTCGCCACGAGCACGCCGATGCGGCCCTGGCGCAGGCGGTCGAGGGTGCGGTTGCGCTGGGTCTGGTGCATGTCGCCGTGGAGCGCAGCAGCGGCGATGCCCTTTTCCTGGAGCGACAGCGACAGTTCGTCGGCACTGCGCTTGGTGGCGGTGAACACCACCGCCTGGTTCATGCCGTTTTCGCCCAGCAGGGCCTCGAGCAGGCGGTTCTTGTGGCCGAGGTCGTCGGCGAACATCAGGCGCTGCTCGATCTGGCCGCGATCCTGCTGGGCGACCTCGATCTCGATGCGCTCGGCATCGCGGGTGATGCGCGTCGCCATGCTGCCGACCACGCCGTCGAGGGTGGCGGAGAACAGCAGGGTCTGGCGCTTGCCCGGGGTCGCGGCGACGATGGCGTCGATGTCTTCGGCAAACCCCATGTCGAGCATGCGGTCGGCTTCATCGAGGATCAGCACTTCGACGTCGGACAGCCTGAGCTTGCGCCGGTTGAGGTGATCGAGGAGGCGCCCGGGGGTGGCGACGACGACGTCGCACTGGCGCTGCAGCTGCTTGACCTGGGCGAACATCGGCGCGCCGCCGACGAGGCAGGCGGTGTTGAGCCAGCGCAGGCCCTTGCCGTAGGTCTGGACCGCCTTTTCGACCTGCTGGGCGAGTTCGCGGGTGGGCGTCAGCACCAGCACGCGCGGCCCGCTGCCCGGCGCAGGCCGGCGATCGATGATCTTGTGCAGGGCGGGCAGGGTGAACGCGGCGGTCTTGCCGCTGCCGGTATGGCTGGAAACGAGCAGGTCGCGTCCGGCGATGGCGGCGGGGATGGCCTGCTGCTGCACCGGAGTGGGCGTGGTATAGCCGGTCTGCTCGATGGCCTTGAGGAGTTCTGCGGCAAGGCCGAGAGTCTGGAACGTCATGGTTCTTCCTGTCTTTCTGGCCGCCACTGCAGCGGCGGCCGGGTTCGGCGCGCATCCGGGATGGGCGCCGCAATGGCATCGCGCCGCGGCGAACCGGCCAAAGGCAGGTGCGCTGCGTGGAATCGCAAAGGCGACGAACGCGCGATGGGCGTGGCCGGTCTGGCCAGCATCGGTCGCAAAGACCGGGCCGGGAAGACCGCGCATCGGCACCAACCGGTTGTCACGAGCCAGACGATCGGAAGAACGAATGGGAATTCGGCGGGAGGTCGGGGGCGATGGGGCTGTGGTTACAGTCCCTCGGGCCGAATGTTGCGGAGATGGCGGACGCTCCGGTCCGCGGCAAAAACCGCGATGGCCCTTCTGCTGCATTGCACAACGACGCGCAGTATAACCGTTCCCGGCGAAACTGTCGCCAGGAAAATGCAGCGACGGACTGGCCGCAGGAAAACGGGCCGGCGCACGATGCGCCGGCCCGTCTGGAAGCGGCTGCTCCGGGTATTACTTGTTGACGGCGGACTTGAGCGTGGCGCCGGCGGTGAACTTGGGAACGCTGGAAGCGGCGATTTCGATCGCGGCCCCGGTCTGGGGATTACGGCCGGTGCGGGCGGCGCGCTCGGAGACCTCGAAGGAGCCGAAGCCGGTGAAGGCGACCTTTTCGCCCTTGGCGAGTTGCTCGGCGATGATGTCGAGCACGGCCGACAGCGCGCGGTCGGCCTGAGCGCGGGAAAAATCCAGGCGGTCGGCCAGGGCTTCGACGAATTCACCTTTATTCATGCTTTTCCTCGATTGGTGTGAATGGATTCGGATTGTCCGGGATGATCCGGTCTGCGCGGATTCTAGCACCGCCGCCGAATCCGGGGCGCTTCCCGATGTTCGGGCTGCGGCAGGGGGCTACCCTAACGCAAGTCGGGTACGAATGCACGATCGCGCCGCGTTTTCACGCTCCACGCCACCAACGCGGCGCGGGCGCGCGGGAGCGGGAGCGGGAGCGGGAGCGGGAGCGGGAGCGGGAGCGGAGACAAGCATTCCCCGGATCGCCGTGAAAGCGCCCGCCCTGCCGCGTATCGCCGCGTCACGAGGCGGCGATGCGCGCTATCCTTGCGCCACGCCCTGGATACTCCGGCCGGATTCGAGCATGCCCGACACCCCGACGACGGATCGCCCGCCGATCCACATCACCGCCTACCGCCGCGGCGGACACATCGGCCGCATCGAGATGTCCCTGCCCGCACGCGGCTGGATGGGCGGCTCGGTGATCGGCCTCGAACCGGCCACCGCATTGCGCCAGCTCGGCGAACAGGCCAGCCACAGTCCGCGGGCCCATACCCGTGCGCTCGCGCTCGCCTGCCAGGCGGCGGCAGGCGAGCACGCACCGTCCCGCGACGCCTGGTTCGCGATCGAGCGCGAGCTGGCGGCCGAAGCCGTCGACACCCACCTCCGCCGCCTGCTGATCGACTGGCCGCAGCAATTCGGCTTCGACGCCCGCCACAACCGCTTCGCCGAATTCCACCGCCGTCTGATCACCCCCCACGGCGCGGAAGCCGCGTTCGCGCTCGGCGGCGAAGTCCTCGACCTCGTCGCCCGCGAGTTGCTCGCCGGTTTCTTCAACCAGATCCGCATGCCCCACGGCATCGGTGAGTTCATCGAGCGGGTGAACGCCGGCGGCAGCCTCGGTTCGATCATGGCGGAGCTGATCGCGCTCGGCGCCAGCGGGCCGCCCTGCGGCGCCGCCGTGCCCTTGCTCGGCACCCTGAGCGCCGCGGCCTGGGCCACGGCCGTCGGCGGCTGGCCGAGCGCGGAGTTCGTCGCCCGCCCGACCTACGCCGGCGAGCCCGCCGAAACCGGGCCGCTGGCGCGCCACGCCGCGTCCCCGCTGGTACGCCTGCTGCTCGACCGCGGCCACCGCGTCTCCGCCCGCCTGCTGGCGAAAGCGATCGAAGTCGCCGACTGCGCCAGCCGGATGCGCTACCCCTTCACCGACGATGTGCCGGCGCTGCTCGACGCGACCGCCGCCGGCGCCGGTGCAGGCCTGGCCCGGGTGGAAACCGCGCGCGGCGTGCTGTTGTGCTGGGTACGCCTGGCGGAGGGCGTGATCGCCGACTGCGCGATCATTCCCGCGGGGGCCTGGAACCTGCATCCGGACGGCGTGTTCTACCGCGAGGCGATGAGCCCCGGCAACGGGTCGGAAGACCACGCCGCCGCCCTGCAGCGCCTGTCGGTACTCGCGCTCGCGCTCGATCCTTCGCTGCCGCACGTGATCGAGGTGGTCGACGAATCATCCGCCGAACCGGGTAGCGGCACTGCACTCAGCCCGCCAGACGCCGGTAGGCACCGCTGAAATACAGCAGCGGCAGGCGCTCTTCGCGATCGAAGCCGACCACCTCGCTGATGAACACGACGTGATCGCCGCCGGCATGGCGCACGGTATTGCGGCACTCGAAGCGCGCGCAACATCCCTTCAGCAGCGGTACGCCGCCGACGCCGTGCTCGAACTCGAGGCCGCTGAAGCGGTCGCCGGTGCGGCTGGCGAAGCGCTGCGAAAGCTCGATCTGGTCTTCGGCGAGGACGTTGATCGCGTAGTATTCGCAGGCTTCAAACAGCGGCCGGCTGGGCAGATCGTTCGACAGGCTCCAGACAATCAGCGGCGGATCGAGCGACACCGAGTTGAAGGAATTCACCGTGAGGCCGATCGGTTCGCCGGCAGGCGTGCGCGCCGTCACCACCGTGATGCCGGTGGCGAACATGCCGAGTGCGTTACGGAAGCGGCGCGCCGCATCTTCGTCGGAAAAAGTCTGTTGGGTCATATGAGGAACGGTCGCGGTCGGTCCGCGCGGCAGGGGAAGGCGATCAAAGCGTCGATTATCACCGGGCGCCCCCCGAGCGTCGAGGTCGCCGGACGCTCCTCGGGATCGGGTCGCTCCGGCACAGGAAAACACTGGGAAAAAACCGTGAGATGAGTGAATTCGCCCCCCGCCTCCTTGCCTGGCAGCGCGGACACGGCCGCCACGACCTGCCTTGGCAGGGCGGAGGTGATCCTTACCGCATCTGGCTGTCGGAAATCATGCTCCAGCAGACCCGGGTCGACACCGTGATTCCCTATTACCAGCGCTTCCTGGCTCGGTTTCCCGACCTCGCCGGCCTTGCCGCCGCACCGGTCGAAGAAGTCATGGCGTTGTGGAGCGGCCTCGGCTATTACGCCCGCGCACGCAACCTGCACCGCGCCGCACAGGTGGTGATGACGGAGCACGGCGGTGTTTTTCCGCACAATGCGGCAACGATCGCCACCCTGCCCGGCGTCGGCCGCTCGACCGCGGCGGCGATCGCCGCCTTCGCCTTCGACGAGCGCGCCGCGATCCTCGACGGCAACGTCAAGCGCGTGCTGTGCCGGATCTTCGGCATCGAGGGTTTTCCCGGCGACAAGGCGGTGGAAGACCGCCTGTGGGCGCTGGCCGAATCGCTGCTGCCGGAACACGAACCCGGGCGCTACATCCAGGCCCAGATGGATCTCGGCGCGATGCTGTGCACCCGCGCCCGGCCGGCCTGCGCGCGCTGCCCGTTCCACGGCGACTGCATCGCCCGGCGCACCGGCCGCATCGCCGAGCTTCCTGCAGCACGCCCGAAAAAAGCCGTACCGCGGCGCAGTGCGCGCTTCGCGGTACTGATCCGCGGCCGCGAAGTCCTGCTCGAGCGGCGACCGCCGGCCGGCATCTGGGGCGGCCTGCTCGCCCTGCCGGAAATTCCCGCGGATGCGGCAGACCCCGCTGCCTGGGTGCGTGGGCGCACCGGCCTCGCCTGCATCGAGGGCGCCCCGCTGGCGCCGCTGACTCATACGTTCACCCACTTCACACTCGACATCCAGCCGGTGCTGCTGCGCGCAAGCTCCCCCGCCGCAGCGGCGACGGCCGACGATGGCGCCCTCCACTGGCAGGCGTTCGCCGCTCTGCAACAGGCGGCGCTGCCGGCCGCGGTGCGCAAGATTCTCGATGCCGTCGCCGGCATCGAGCTGTTTTGCGCGAGCGGCGCAGGCTCATCGCCGCGCTGACGGCGCAGCGGAACTTCGCTTCAGAACGGCAGACGGCGGCGGGGTGCGGCGGGGGCGCTGGCCTTGCGCACCGGCTCGGGCGCGACTGCGGACGCCTTTACCGGCTTGCGCGGCTGATTCATCTCTTCGCGGGCAAAACGCACCTTGCCTTCGAGTTCGCAACCGCGCATGCCGGGCGAGCAGATCGCGCCGCGCACGCGCTGGCAGATACCGTTCAGGTCGTGGGGACAGCTCCAGGCACTCATGGGTGGGACAAGCTCCGAAAAACGGCGGGAAAAACACTCCCAAGCCCATACTATCGGCCGCCCGCGCATCAGAAGCAAGCGCCCCCCGCCCGTTTGCCTTCGTTACAGCGCGCCGCGGAAGATCGCTTCGATCTCGACCTGACCCGCCGGGCGCGGGTTGGTCAGCCCGCAGGCGTCCTTGAGCGCGTTGGCGGCGAGCGTCGGGATGTCCTCGGCCTTGACTCCGAGCTGGGCGAGCCCGGCCGGGA
The window above is part of the Thauera aromatica K172 genome. Proteins encoded here:
- a CDS encoding HU family DNA-binding protein; the encoded protein is MHSHQSRKSMNKGEFVEALADRLDFSRAQADRALSAVLDIIAEQLAKGEKVAFTGFGSFEVSERAARTGRNPQTGAAIEIAASSVPKFTAGATLKSAVNK
- the mutY gene encoding A/G-specific adenine glycosylase, with product MSEFAPRLLAWQRGHGRHDLPWQGGGDPYRIWLSEIMLQQTRVDTVIPYYQRFLARFPDLAGLAAAPVEEVMALWSGLGYYARARNLHRAAQVVMTEHGGVFPHNAATIATLPGVGRSTAAAIAAFAFDERAAILDGNVKRVLCRIFGIEGFPGDKAVEDRLWALAESLLPEHEPGRYIQAQMDLGAMLCTRARPACARCPFHGDCIARRTGRIAELPAARPKKAVPRRSARFAVLIRGREVLLERRPPAGIWGGLLALPEIPADAADPAAWVRGRTGLACIEGAPLAPLTHTFTHFTLDIQPVLLRASSPAAAATADDGALHWQAFAALQQAALPAAVRKILDAVAGIELFCASGAGSSPR
- a CDS encoding flavin reductase family protein — encoded protein: MTQQTFSDEDAARRFRNALGMFATGITVVTARTPAGEPIGLTVNSFNSVSLDPPLIVWSLSNDLPSRPLFEACEYYAINVLAEDQIELSQRFASRTGDRFSGLEFEHGVGGVPLLKGCCARFECRNTVRHAGGDHVVFISEVVGFDREERLPLLYFSGAYRRLAG
- the cbpB gene encoding peptide-modifying radical SAM enzyme CbpB, with protein sequence MRAAPLPPPGPRLIPVDIGHPVYAALTDPATAFWALVDKTRVDAELAGGALLDGYRARFDEFARELHALRFGLKPSGVYLNPTERCNLDCRYCYLPGEQRSGGRHMPAQTLLDSLQALKDYFASTLGGSGRKPRAIFHGAEPLMNKDAVFTAIDAFADDFAFGVQTNGTLLDDAAIAFLTARNVSIGLSLDGPAAAITDATRRTWGGQSVHGKVLAAMEKLRGYGSWSVITTCTGENLPWLSEMVELFHAHEVPTCMLNTVRCTLPGARGVKPADADMGRAFFAALDRSHALYRESGRKLVVANFANIVLAILAPSARRLMCDISPCGGGRAFFALAADGSLYPCSEFIGLPRFNGGKLVDGGVDAALASPAFRPVIERDVDRFSPCAECAIRHFCGSPCPAEAHEMNGGMGRTGAFCEFYKEQVSYALRLIADGKADDFLWDGWDEGTETTFQLQ
- a CDS encoding DEAD/DEAH box helicase gives rise to the protein MTFQTLGLAAELLKAIEQTGYTTPTPVQQQAIPAAIAGRDLLVSSHTGSGKTAAFTLPALHKIIDRRPAPGSGPRVLVLTPTRELAQQVEKAVQTYGKGLRWLNTACLVGGAPMFAQVKQLQRQCDVVVATPGRLLDHLNRRKLRLSDVEVLILDEADRMLDMGFAEDIDAIVAATPGKRQTLLFSATLDGVVGSMATRITRDAERIEIEVAQQDRGQIEQRLMFADDLGHKNRLLEALLGENGMNQAVVFTATKRSADELSLSLQEKGIAAAALHGDMHQTQRNRTLDRLRQGRIGVLVATDVAARGIDVAGISHVINFDPPRQAEDYVHRIGRTGRAGRDGIAITLSGPRETGLIRAIERFTGDRLAVHTIPGMEPSPRKPSAPRPAGNGGRRFGSGAKPGSGYGRPGGDSRRSGAGFGRDAQPSGRGDRGFGDRRERGSRG